One segment of Gasterosteus aculeatus chromosome 3, fGasAcu3.hap1.1, whole genome shotgun sequence DNA contains the following:
- the depdc5 gene encoding GATOR1 complex protein DEPDC5 isoform X35: MKNNKSYKLVLHKKGFGGSEDELVVNPKVFPHVSLRDIIEIAHPSDEYSPLLLQVKSLKEDLQKETISVDQTVAQAFKLRAYQDVIVNIVEPKDVTLDLVELTFKDQYIGRGDMWRLKKSLVSTCAYVTQKVEFVGIRAQASELWVKGEKVTCGYISEDSRVVFRSTSAMVYIFIQMSCEMWDFDIYGDLYFEKAVNGFLSDLFAKWKEKNCSHEVTVVLFSRTFYNAKTIDEFPEILRGSIRQDHEGRFYEDFYRVVAQNERRDEWTSLLVTIKKLFIQYPVLVRLKEADGFPVGYNSTAAEGNYLEAINLSFNVFDKHYINRNFDRTGQMSVVITPGVGVFEVDRLLMILTKQRMIDNGIGVDLVCMGEQPLHAVPLFKLHNRTAPGDSRVGDDYNLPHWINHSFYTSKSQNSCSSFTPRIKLAGRKLHAEKSKSSKEHTLCASKESENSLPIQVDYDAYDAQVFRLPGPSRIQRSTNFRMVRDKETGVRKSWGSVDVTAGIGVSPPVRPGCPEEQCSLASDDSLGPVSNMLLIPRMPSVQYEVSSSLGYTSTRELLDKMMDSQRDSSAPGRFTVGSAESTLHIRPGGYTPQRALINPFTPSRMPMKLTSNRRRWMHTFPVGPSGEAIQIHHQTRQNMAELQGSQQRDPAHTSAELLELAYHEATGRRTASRHAGENGLCVGGGAGEFTESPGSNNSGNLNNRGSTSQDLSLGGADPMPSFCCTVGVDWKSLTTPACLPLTTDYFPDRQALQNDYTEGCYDLLPHSDLERREDEAPVMGASQVFEEFICQRLMQGYQIIVQTSHRKAPPTVAPPLGSSPLYSRGLVSLRRAEEEETVYWLSMGRTFHKVCLKDKIITVTRYLPKYPYESAQIQYSYSLCPPHSDAHFVSCWVEFGHERLEEYKWNYLDQYICSAGSEDFSLIESLKFWRTRFLLLPAGGAKRAAVGEGHWDVYGEGAGAGMCGSGDWVLLDGFIRFLEGLNRIRRRHRSDRIIRKGTPMKALQVTSPLPQYPTEPAGPPQGKKGTSALSALLEMEQNQKSLEEQQQPAKPSTAVSEPPSVTAAAPYVDSPRKAAEGSEVADKGVQPAVPAGAAQPAGETAAGSSSDASGHSAAGALCLSSTSTLMEILEAIKHPTTGVQLLPEQKGLPLNCFISAEVVQWLVNNVEGVATHGMAVDIMQKMLDEGVVAHASGDAMRTFVYGFYFYRIVGEKDDPTSQLPPTAAGGWSAAALEDFALFQRKWFEVAFVLEERRPCDLPAFLLPWLPSRPASYASRHSSFSRSFGGRSQAAALLAATVPEQKTATLDVNNRRDRTEWCSCYYHGNFSLNSAFEIKLHWMAVTAAVLFEMVQGWHRKAASCGFLLVPVLEVPFALTSYLYGDPLRAQLFIPLNVASLLKNAGDNLFEGFEPETYWDRMQLFQEAILYRFGFVHDKFSASAFNFPSENKPQYIHVTGTVFLQLPYSKRKYSSGQQRRRRNSTTSNSQGPYGGEERVGYYWAYNTMLTKVWRTGALGDERLADRLLRDFTDFCANKDNRLLHLWDSCQEKMNASAP; this comes from the exons ATGAAGAACAACAAGTCATACAAGCTTGTGCTGCACAAGAAGGGTTTTGGAGGAAGCG AGGATGAGTTGGTTGTCAACCCAAAAGTTTTCCCTCATGTCAGTCTGAGGGATATCATCGAGATCGCACACCCTTCAGATGAATACAG tcctctgctgctgcaagtGAAGAGCCTCAAAGAGGACCTCCAGAAAG AGACAATCAGTGTGGACCAGACTGTGGCACAAGCCTTCAAGCTGCGTGCCTACCAGGATGTCATTGTCAACATTGTTGAGCCAAAG GATGTGACTCTGGACCTGGTGGAGCTGACATTTAAGGACCAGTACATCGGCAGAGGAGACATGTGGAGACTGAAGAAGAGTCTG GTGAGCACGTGTGCTTATGTGACGCAGAAAGTGGAGTTTGTGGGAATAAG AGCCCAGGCCAGTGAGCTGTGGGTGAAGGGAGAGAAGGTGACCTGTGGGTACATCAGTGAAGACTCCCGG GTGGTGTTTAGATCCACGTCTGCAATGGTGTACATCTTCATCCAGATGAGTTGTGAGATGTGGGACTTTGACATCTATG gtGATCTCTACTTCGAGAAGGCTGTAAATGGTTTCCTGTCGGACCTTTTCGCCAAGTGGAAG GAGAAGAACTGCAGTCATGAGGTGACAGTTGTACTTTTCTCCCGTACATTCTACAACGCCAAAACTATTG ATGAATTCCCTGAGATTCTGAGAGGGTCCATCAGACAGGACCACGAGGGACGTTTTTATGAAGACTTTTACAG AGTGGTGGCTCAGAATGAGAGACGGGACGAGTGGACGTCCCTGCTGGTCACGATCAAGAAGCTCTTCATTCAGTACCCTGTCCTGGTGCGGCTCAAAGAAGCAG ATGGTTTTCCTGTTGGTTACAACTCAACTGCTGCTGAAGGAAACTACTTGGAGGCCATTAACCTTTCCTTCAATG TGTTCGACAAGCACTACATCAACCGTAACTTTGACCGCACCGGCCAGATGTCAGTGGTCATCACACCTGGAGTGGGAGTGTTTGAAGTCGACCGGCTGCTCATGATTCTCACCAAACAGCGTATGATTGACAACG GTATTGGGGTCGACTTGGTGTGCATGGGGGAGCAGCCGTTGCATGCAGTACCCTTATTCAAG CTGCACAACAGGACGGCACCTGGAGACTCCCGTGTAGGAGACGACTATAACCTTCCTCACTGGATCAACCACAG cttcTACACCTCAAAGAGTCAGAACTCTTGCAGCTCCTTCACCCCTCGAATCAAACTGGCTGGCCGCAAG CTTCATGCTGAGAAATCCAAGAGCAGCAAGGAACACA CTCTCTGTGCGTCTAAGGAATCTGAAAACAGCCTGCCCATTCAGGTGGACTACGACGCTTATGACGCTCAGGTGTTCAGACTACCTGGTCCCTCACGGATTCAGAGGAGCACCAACTTCAG GATGGTTCGAGACAAAGAGACGGGTGTGAGGAAGAGCTGGGGCTCGGTGGATGTCACCGCGGGCATCGGCGTGTCCCCTCCCGTTCGCCCCGGGTGTCCGGAGGAGCAGTGCAGCCTGGCCTCTGATGACAGTCTGGGCCCTGTGTCCAACATGCTCCTCATACCCCGCATGCCTTCTGTCCAGTATGAAGTCAGCAGCTCCCTGGGATACACCAGCACCAGAG AGCTGTTGGACAAGATGATGGACTCTCAGCGGGACTCTAGTGCCCCGGGCAGGTTCACAGTGGGAAGCGCCGAGTCCACTTTACACATCCGTCCTGGAGGTTACACCCCTCAGAGAGCACTCATAAACCCCTTCACCCCATCACGAATGCCCATGAAGCTCACCTCCAACCGGCGGCGGTGGATGCACACCTTCCCTGTCG GTCCTTCTGGAGAAGCGATCCAGATCCACCACCAGACCAGACAGAACATGGCGGAGCTGCAGGGCAGCCAGCAGAGGGATCCCGCCCACACCTCGGCGGAGCTGCTGGAACTGGCCTATCACGAGGCCACTGGGAG GCGAACAGCGTCCCGGCACGCAGGGGAGAATGGCCTGTGCGTTGGTGGAGGAGCGGGGGAGTTTACTGAGAGTCCAGGGAGCAACAACAGTG GAAATCTCAACAACCGCGGCTCCACATCTCAGGACCTGTCCCTCGGTGGTGCCGATCCAA TGCCCAGCTTCTGCTGCACAGTGGGGGTGGACTGGAAGTCTCTGACCACGCCGGCCTGCCTGCCTCTCACCACCGACTACTTCCCCGACCGCCAGGCGCTGCAGAACGACTACACCGAAGGCTGCTATGACCTGCTGCCGCACAGCGACCTGGAAAG GCGGGAGGACGAAGCCCCCGTGATGGGTGCGTCGCAGGTGTTTGAGGAGTTCATCTGTCAGCGCTTGATGCAGGGCTACCAGATCATTGTCCAAACCAGCCACAGGAAAGCGCCGCCCACTGTGGCCCCGCCGCTCGGCAGCAGTCCGCTTTACTCCCGAG GTTTGGTGTCCCTGCGTcgcgcggaggaggaggagacggtctACTGGCTCAGTATGGGCCGCACTTTCCATAAAGTTTGCCTCAAAGACAAGATCATCACTGTCACTCGCTACCTGCCCAA GTACCCGTACGAGTCGGCACAGATCCAGTACAGCTACAGCCTCTGCCCGCCGCACTCTGATGCGCACTTTGTGTCCTGCTGGGTGGAGTTTGGCCACGAGAGGCTGGAGGAGTACAAGTGGAACTACCTGGACCAGTACATCTGTTCTGCTGGCTCGGAGGACTTCAG TCTGATCGAGTCGCTGAAGTTCTGGAGGACtcgcttcctcctgctgccggcCGGAGGGGCCAAGCGGGCGGCGGTTGGGGAGGGGCACTGGGATGTTTATGGGGAGGGAGCAGGTGCCGGGATGTGTGGCAGTGGGGACTGGGTCCTCCTCGATGGCTTCATCCGTTTCCTGGAGGGTCTGAACCGCATTCGGAGACGCCATCGCTCCGACCGGATCATCCGA AAGGGCACACCTATGAAAGCACTGCAGGTCACTAGTCCTCTTCCCCAGTACCCCACTGAGCCTGCGGGGCCCCCACAAGGCAAAAAAGGCACCTCGGCTTTATCGGCCCTGCTGGAGATGGAGCAGAACCAGAA GtctctggaggagcagcagcagccggcgaAGCCGTCCACGGCCGTCAGTGAGCCCCCAAGCGTTACCGCAGCGGCGCCATATGTGGACAGCCCCCGCAAG GCGGCTGAAGGCAGCGAGGTGGCAGATAAAGGAGTCCAGCCAGCAGTCCCAGCGGGAGCAGCGCAGCCTGCAGGAGAGACGGCAGCCGGCAGCTCCTCAGACGCCAG TGGGCACTCAGCCGCAGGAGCCCTGTGtctgtcctccacctccaccctcatGGAGATCCTGGAGGCCATCAAACATCCCAC GACCGGTGTGCAGCTGCTGCCAGAGCAGAAAGGACTTCCACTCAACTGCTTCATTAGCGCAGAGGTCGTTCAATGGCTGGTCAACAATGTGGAGGGCGTGGCCACACATGGGATGGCGGTGGATATCATGCAG aAGATGCTGGATGAAGGTGTGGTGGCCCACGCTTCTGGAGATGCCATGCGCACCTTTGTCTACGGCTTCTACTTCTACAGGATTGTGGGAGAGAAGGATG accCGACCTCCCAGCTCCCCCCCACCGCGGCTGGAGGCTGGTCTGCTGCGGCCCTGGAGGACTTTGCTCTGTTCCAGCGGAAGTGGTTCGAGGTGGCCTTTGTGCTGGAGGAGCGGCGACCCTGCGACCTCCCGGCCTTCCTCCTGCCCTGGCTGCCCAGCCGGCCGGCCTCCTACGCAAGTAGGCACAGCTCCTTCAGCCGCAGCTTTGGAGGACGCAGCCAGGCCGCCGCACTGCTAG CTGCCACGGTGCCGGAGCAGAAGACGGCCACTCTGGACGTTAACAACCGCAGGGACCGGACTGAATGGTGCAGCTGTTACTACCACGGGAACTTCTCGCTCAACTCAGCCTTTGAGATCAAGCTGCACTGGATGGCCGTCACTGCTGCAGTACTCTTTGAGATG GTCCAAGGGTGGCACAGGAAGGCAGCGTCCTGCGGCTTCCTGCTGGTCCCCGTGCTGGAGGTTCCTTTCGCGCTGACGTCGTACCTGTACGGAGATCCGCTGAGAGCGCAGCTCTTCATCCCCCTCAACGTCGCCAGTCTGCTGAAGAATGCCGGGGACAACCTGTTCGAAG GCTTTGAACCGGAGACGTACTGGGACAGGATGCAGCTCTTCCAGGAGGCCATACTCTACAG
- the depdc5 gene encoding GATOR1 complex protein DEPDC5 isoform X8, producing the protein MKNNKSYKLVLHKKGFGGSEDELVVNPKVFPHVSLRDIIEIAHPSDEYSPLLLQVKSLKEDLQKETISVDQTVAQAFKLRAYQDVIVNIVEPKDVTLDLVELTFKDQYIGRGDMWRLKKSLVSTCAYVTQKVEFVGIRAQASELWVKGEKVTCGYISEDSRVVFRSTSAMVYIFIQMSCEMWDFDIYGDLYFEKAVNGFLSDLFAKWKEKNCSHEVTVVLFSRTFYNAKTIDEFPEILRGSIRQDHEGRFYEDFYRVVAQNERRDEWTSLLVTIKKLFIQYPVLVRLKEADGFPVGYNSTAAEGNYLEAINLSFNVFDKHYINRNFDRTGQMSVVITPGVGVFEVDRLLMILTKQRMIDNGIGVDLVCMGEQPLHAVPLFKLHNRTAPGDSRVGDDYNLPHWINHSFYTSKSQNSCSSFTPRIKLAGRKLHAEKSKSSKEHTLCASKESENSLPIQVDYDAYDAQVFRLPGPSRIQRSTNFRMVRDKETGVRKSWGSVDVTAGIGVSPPVRPGCPEEQCSLASDDSLGPVSNMLLIPRMPSVQYEVSSSLGYTSTRELLDKMMDSQRDSSAPGRFTVGSAESTLHIRPGGYTPQRALINPFTPSRMPMKLTSNRRRWMHTFPVGPSGEAIQIHHQTRQNMAELQGSQQRDPAHTSAELLELAYHEATGRRTASRHAGENGLCVGGGAGEFTESPGSNNSGNLNNRGSTSQDLSLGGADPTLLLSAPPTVPSFCCTVGVDWKSLTTPACLPLTTDYFPDRQALQNDYTEGCYDLLPHSDLERREDEAPVMGASQVFEEFICQRLMQGYQIIVQTSHRKAPPTVAPPLGSSPLYSRGLVSLRRAEEEETVYWLSMGRTFHKVCLKDKIITVTRYLPKYPYESAQIQYSYSLCPPHSDAHFVSCWVEFGHERLEEYKWNYLDQYICSAGSEDFSLIESLKFWRTRFLLLPAGGAKRAAVGEGHWDVYGEGAGAGMCGSGDWVLLDGFIRFLEGLNRIRRRHRSDRIIRQKGTPMKALQVTSPLPQYPTEPAGPPQGKKGTSALSALLEMEQNQKSLEEQQQPAKPSTAVSEPPSVTAAAPYVDSPRKDAAFILDFIRSPRSSYIPHSQAAEGSEVADKGVQPAVPAGAAQPAGETAAGSSSDASGHSAAGALCLSSTSTLMEILEAIKHPTTGVQLLPEQKGLPLNCFISAEVVQWLVNNVEGVATHGMAVDIMQKMLDEGVVAHASGDAMRTFVYGFYFYRIVGEKDGTHACTYPTSQLPPTAAGGWSAAALEDFALFQRKWFEVAFVLEERRPCDLPAFLLPWLPSRPASYASRHSSFSRSFGGRSQAAALLAATVPEQKTATLDVNNRRDRTEWCSCYYHGNFSLNSAFEIKLHWMAVTAAVLFEMVQGWHRKAASCGFLLVPVLEVPFALTSYLYGDPLRAQLFIPLNVASLLKNAGDNLFEGFEPETYWDRMQLFQEAILYRFGFVHDKFSASAFNFPSENKPQYIHVTGTVFLQLPYSKRKYSSGQQRRRRNSTTSNSQGPYGGEERVGYYWAYNTMLTKVWRTGALGDERLADRLLRDFTDFCANKDNRLLHLWDSCQEKMNASAP; encoded by the exons ATGAAGAACAACAAGTCATACAAGCTTGTGCTGCACAAGAAGGGTTTTGGAGGAAGCG AGGATGAGTTGGTTGTCAACCCAAAAGTTTTCCCTCATGTCAGTCTGAGGGATATCATCGAGATCGCACACCCTTCAGATGAATACAG tcctctgctgctgcaagtGAAGAGCCTCAAAGAGGACCTCCAGAAAG AGACAATCAGTGTGGACCAGACTGTGGCACAAGCCTTCAAGCTGCGTGCCTACCAGGATGTCATTGTCAACATTGTTGAGCCAAAG GATGTGACTCTGGACCTGGTGGAGCTGACATTTAAGGACCAGTACATCGGCAGAGGAGACATGTGGAGACTGAAGAAGAGTCTG GTGAGCACGTGTGCTTATGTGACGCAGAAAGTGGAGTTTGTGGGAATAAG AGCCCAGGCCAGTGAGCTGTGGGTGAAGGGAGAGAAGGTGACCTGTGGGTACATCAGTGAAGACTCCCGG GTGGTGTTTAGATCCACGTCTGCAATGGTGTACATCTTCATCCAGATGAGTTGTGAGATGTGGGACTTTGACATCTATG gtGATCTCTACTTCGAGAAGGCTGTAAATGGTTTCCTGTCGGACCTTTTCGCCAAGTGGAAG GAGAAGAACTGCAGTCATGAGGTGACAGTTGTACTTTTCTCCCGTACATTCTACAACGCCAAAACTATTG ATGAATTCCCTGAGATTCTGAGAGGGTCCATCAGACAGGACCACGAGGGACGTTTTTATGAAGACTTTTACAG AGTGGTGGCTCAGAATGAGAGACGGGACGAGTGGACGTCCCTGCTGGTCACGATCAAGAAGCTCTTCATTCAGTACCCTGTCCTGGTGCGGCTCAAAGAAGCAG ATGGTTTTCCTGTTGGTTACAACTCAACTGCTGCTGAAGGAAACTACTTGGAGGCCATTAACCTTTCCTTCAATG TGTTCGACAAGCACTACATCAACCGTAACTTTGACCGCACCGGCCAGATGTCAGTGGTCATCACACCTGGAGTGGGAGTGTTTGAAGTCGACCGGCTGCTCATGATTCTCACCAAACAGCGTATGATTGACAACG GTATTGGGGTCGACTTGGTGTGCATGGGGGAGCAGCCGTTGCATGCAGTACCCTTATTCAAG CTGCACAACAGGACGGCACCTGGAGACTCCCGTGTAGGAGACGACTATAACCTTCCTCACTGGATCAACCACAG cttcTACACCTCAAAGAGTCAGAACTCTTGCAGCTCCTTCACCCCTCGAATCAAACTGGCTGGCCGCAAG CTTCATGCTGAGAAATCCAAGAGCAGCAAGGAACACA CTCTCTGTGCGTCTAAGGAATCTGAAAACAGCCTGCCCATTCAGGTGGACTACGACGCTTATGACGCTCAGGTGTTCAGACTACCTGGTCCCTCACGGATTCAGAGGAGCACCAACTTCAG GATGGTTCGAGACAAAGAGACGGGTGTGAGGAAGAGCTGGGGCTCGGTGGATGTCACCGCGGGCATCGGCGTGTCCCCTCCCGTTCGCCCCGGGTGTCCGGAGGAGCAGTGCAGCCTGGCCTCTGATGACAGTCTGGGCCCTGTGTCCAACATGCTCCTCATACCCCGCATGCCTTCTGTCCAGTATGAAGTCAGCAGCTCCCTGGGATACACCAGCACCAGAG AGCTGTTGGACAAGATGATGGACTCTCAGCGGGACTCTAGTGCCCCGGGCAGGTTCACAGTGGGAAGCGCCGAGTCCACTTTACACATCCGTCCTGGAGGTTACACCCCTCAGAGAGCACTCATAAACCCCTTCACCCCATCACGAATGCCCATGAAGCTCACCTCCAACCGGCGGCGGTGGATGCACACCTTCCCTGTCG GTCCTTCTGGAGAAGCGATCCAGATCCACCACCAGACCAGACAGAACATGGCGGAGCTGCAGGGCAGCCAGCAGAGGGATCCCGCCCACACCTCGGCGGAGCTGCTGGAACTGGCCTATCACGAGGCCACTGGGAG GCGAACAGCGTCCCGGCACGCAGGGGAGAATGGCCTGTGCGTTGGTGGAGGAGCGGGGGAGTTTACTGAGAGTCCAGGGAGCAACAACAGTG GAAATCTCAACAACCGCGGCTCCACATCTCAGGACCTGTCCCTCGGTGGTGCCGATCCAA ccctgctgctgtctgcaccCCCCACAGTGCCCAGCTTCTGCTGCACAGTGGGGGTGGACTGGAAGTCTCTGACCACGCCGGCCTGCCTGCCTCTCACCACCGACTACTTCCCCGACCGCCAGGCGCTGCAGAACGACTACACCGAAGGCTGCTATGACCTGCTGCCGCACAGCGACCTGGAAAG GCGGGAGGACGAAGCCCCCGTGATGGGTGCGTCGCAGGTGTTTGAGGAGTTCATCTGTCAGCGCTTGATGCAGGGCTACCAGATCATTGTCCAAACCAGCCACAGGAAAGCGCCGCCCACTGTGGCCCCGCCGCTCGGCAGCAGTCCGCTTTACTCCCGAG GTTTGGTGTCCCTGCGTcgcgcggaggaggaggagacggtctACTGGCTCAGTATGGGCCGCACTTTCCATAAAGTTTGCCTCAAAGACAAGATCATCACTGTCACTCGCTACCTGCCCAA GTACCCGTACGAGTCGGCACAGATCCAGTACAGCTACAGCCTCTGCCCGCCGCACTCTGATGCGCACTTTGTGTCCTGCTGGGTGGAGTTTGGCCACGAGAGGCTGGAGGAGTACAAGTGGAACTACCTGGACCAGTACATCTGTTCTGCTGGCTCGGAGGACTTCAG TCTGATCGAGTCGCTGAAGTTCTGGAGGACtcgcttcctcctgctgccggcCGGAGGGGCCAAGCGGGCGGCGGTTGGGGAGGGGCACTGGGATGTTTATGGGGAGGGAGCAGGTGCCGGGATGTGTGGCAGTGGGGACTGGGTCCTCCTCGATGGCTTCATCCGTTTCCTGGAGGGTCTGAACCGCATTCGGAGACGCCATCGCTCCGACCGGATCATCCGA CAGAAGGGCACACCTATGAAAGCACTGCAGGTCACTAGTCCTCTTCCCCAGTACCCCACTGAGCCTGCGGGGCCCCCACAAGGCAAAAAAGGCACCTCGGCTTTATCGGCCCTGCTGGAGATGGAGCAGAACCAGAA GtctctggaggagcagcagcagccggcgaAGCCGTCCACGGCCGTCAGTGAGCCCCCAAGCGTTACCGCAGCGGCGCCATATGTGGACAGCCCCCGCAAG GACGCTGCCTTTATTTTGGATTTTATACGTAGCCCTCGCTCTTCCTACATCCCTCACTCTCAG GCGGCTGAAGGCAGCGAGGTGGCAGATAAAGGAGTCCAGCCAGCAGTCCCAGCGGGAGCAGCGCAGCCTGCAGGAGAGACGGCAGCCGGCAGCTCCTCAGACGCCAG TGGGCACTCAGCCGCAGGAGCCCTGTGtctgtcctccacctccaccctcatGGAGATCCTGGAGGCCATCAAACATCCCAC GACCGGTGTGCAGCTGCTGCCAGAGCAGAAAGGACTTCCACTCAACTGCTTCATTAGCGCAGAGGTCGTTCAATGGCTGGTCAACAATGTGGAGGGCGTGGCCACACATGGGATGGCGGTGGATATCATGCAG aAGATGCTGGATGAAGGTGTGGTGGCCCACGCTTCTGGAGATGCCATGCGCACCTTTGTCTACGGCTTCTACTTCTACAGGATTGTGGGAGAGAAGGATGGTACTCATGCTTGTACTT accCGACCTCCCAGCTCCCCCCCACCGCGGCTGGAGGCTGGTCTGCTGCGGCCCTGGAGGACTTTGCTCTGTTCCAGCGGAAGTGGTTCGAGGTGGCCTTTGTGCTGGAGGAGCGGCGACCCTGCGACCTCCCGGCCTTCCTCCTGCCCTGGCTGCCCAGCCGGCCGGCCTCCTACGCAAGTAGGCACAGCTCCTTCAGCCGCAGCTTTGGAGGACGCAGCCAGGCCGCCGCACTGCTAG CTGCCACGGTGCCGGAGCAGAAGACGGCCACTCTGGACGTTAACAACCGCAGGGACCGGACTGAATGGTGCAGCTGTTACTACCACGGGAACTTCTCGCTCAACTCAGCCTTTGAGATCAAGCTGCACTGGATGGCCGTCACTGCTGCAGTACTCTTTGAGATG GTCCAAGGGTGGCACAGGAAGGCAGCGTCCTGCGGCTTCCTGCTGGTCCCCGTGCTGGAGGTTCCTTTCGCGCTGACGTCGTACCTGTACGGAGATCCGCTGAGAGCGCAGCTCTTCATCCCCCTCAACGTCGCCAGTCTGCTGAAGAATGCCGGGGACAACCTGTTCGAAG GCTTTGAACCGGAGACGTACTGGGACAGGATGCAGCTCTTCCAGGAGGCCATACTCTACAG